A window from Branchiostoma floridae strain S238N-H82 chromosome 16, Bfl_VNyyK, whole genome shotgun sequence encodes these proteins:
- the LOC118403549 gene encoding RING finger protein nhl-1-like → MDPMPGQDIRLQIQTDLLTCPLCRRPYVKPRTLPCHHTYCETCVARCAGSYLTFPCPSCRQDVAVPVSGVSGFPEDVFLSRLSFKVRTIEEPYVTPYVINECLTHQRAPIRFYCQTCEKPLCRECPRGNHNAHKVSHIEEQIERMKERVGTALSDQRQRSATAVTNLQAVRNSITEILPQKNAMERHIEALVHERIQAIQVEGDALQEELDTMYHKHFSDMTEKRKELESMVETLLTFDVEAERELARGGLVDVNRHGEISEKLKIMYETMNRPVKHSSGFQATFIPTTTAEERLVGYFERGEKPVHRTNNPEVITQSSRVVSHMQEHTFHFGSVSHNGHETGSSPKYDWERENEKGIRAGIFQGNRNRPASARYSDEKQKNGSWVPNRSFSLHETPNENTKSVPHIRRQVSEPANATLQSYTTRESTQQPEAAVKSAQQPETAARSAQQSWTTTRHSQQSDTAIMTGTATRPTQQSETPASNQTSMTRQMSESARPTQQLNTTRELVQAPDTATRPTQHSNTTPVPTISSKTAQKPSRQSEIPRIPTLEPDTGKGSTQQSETGPMSPPQSDTTGGPIQQSETPQKTAQQSETAIRSTQQSDTAHGQQSDTAPSTAQRSETAKEPSLTPAASRLGSNQNFVRWKTIRIADKGKVSKVLEFPAQENLSEEIFL, encoded by the exons ATGGACCCCATGCCCGGCCAAGACATACGGCTTCAGATCCAGACCGACCTCCTCACGTGTCCGCTGTGCAGACGTCCTTACGTCAAGCCGCGCACCTTGCCGTGCCACCACACCTACTGTGAGACGTGCGTCGCCAGGTGTGCCGGGAGCTACCTGACGTTCCCCTGCCCGTCCTGCCGTCAGGACGTCGCCGTCCCCGTGAGCGGCGTGTCCGGCTTCCCCGAGGACGTCTTCCTCAGCAGACTGTCCTTCAAGGTCAGGACCATAGAGGAGCCCTACGTCACACCCTACGTCATCAACGAATGTTTGACTCACCAGCGAGCGCCCATCAG GTTTTACTGCCAGACGTGTGAGAAGCCGCTGTGCAGGGAGTGTCCCAGGGGGAACCACAACGCACACAAGGTGAGTCACATAGAGGAGCAGATAGAGAGGATGAAGGAACGAGTCGGCACCGCTCTGTCTGACCAGCGACAGAGGTCTGCTACAGCCGTCACAAATTTACAGGCAGTCCGTAACTCCATCACTGAGATTCTGCCACAGAAAAACGCCATGGAACGCCACATCGAAGCACTTGTGCATGAACGAATACAAGCTATCCAAGTAGAGGGAGACGCACTGCAGGAAGAGTTAGACACGATGTATCATAAACACTTTTCTGACATGACCGAGAAGAGGAAAGAGTTGGAAAGCATGGTAGAAACTCTGCTGACGTTTGACGTTGAAGCGGAGAGAGAGCTGGCTCGCGGCGGGTTGGTGGATGTCAACCGGCACGGAGAGATCTCAGAGAAGCTGAAGATAATGTACGAGACCATGAACAGGCCTGTCAAACATTCATCGGGATTTCAGGCAACATTCATACCAACGACCACAGCTGAGGAACGTCTTGTGGGATACTTTGAAAGAGGCGAGAAACCTGTTCACAGAACGAACAACCCGGAGGTCATAACGCAGTCGTCTAGGGTTGTTTCACATATGCAAGAACATACCTTTCACTTTGGATCCGTTTCCCACAACGGTCACGAAACGGGGTCTTCTCCGAAGTACGACTGGGAAAGGGAAAATGAGAAGGGAATACGGGCGGGGATTTTCCAAGGCAATAGGAACCGGCCAGCCTCGGCGAGGTACAGTGACGAGAAGCAAAAGAACGGCTCCTGGGTTCCCAATCGCAGTTTCTCTCTTCATGAAACACCAAACGAGAACACCAAGTCTGTGCCACATATCAGAAGGCAAGTAAGCGAGCCTGCGAATGCTACACTTCAATCGTACACAACGAGAGAATCTACACAACAACCTGAAGCAGCAGTCAAGTCTGCACAACAACCCGAGACAGCTGCCAGGTCTGCACAGCAATCATGGACAACTACAAGGCATTCACAGCAATCAGACACAGCTATCATGACAGGGACAGCTACAAGGCCTACACAGCAGTCTGAGACACCTGCCAGCAATCAGACAAGTATGACAAGGCAAATGAGTGAGTCTGCGAGGCCTACACAGCAATTAAACACAACAAGAGAACTTGTGCAGGCACCAGATACAGCTACAAGACCTACACAGCATTCAAACACGACTCCAGTACCTACAATTTCATCAAAAACAGCTCAAAAGCCTTCGCGGCAGTCAGAGATTCCTCGAATACCCACACTTGAACCGGATACAGGAAAGGGATCTACACAACAATCAGAGACAGGTCCAATGTCTCCACCTCAATCAGACACGACAGGAGGACCTATACAGCAATCAGAGACACCTCAAAAGACTGCACAGCAATCAGAAACAGCTATCAGATCTACACAGCAATCCGACACAGCACATGGACAGCAATCCGACACAGCACCAAGCACAGCACAGCGATCAGAGACAGCAAAAGAACCCTCTCTAACACCGGCTGCGTCACGACTCGGCTCCAATCAGAACTTTGTTCGATGGAAGACAATTCGTATCGCCGACAAGGGAAAAGTGTCCAAGGTCTTGGAGTTCCCAGCTCAAGAAAATCTATCTGAAGAGATTTTTCTGTAA
- the LOC118403400 gene encoding tripartite motif-containing protein 2-like isoform X2 — protein sequence MDTTNLQKIREELLSCGVCLETFTEPRVLPCQHTFCQNCISKISADKRIFRCPTCREQVILPKDGVEGFKKNFEIASFCEKLVVVKKPPPIAEKPRAFDKCGTHKKEVRRFYCQQCKVAICSECILDIHQGHSICSAAQAAGGSRDRIGASLKTCKERIKTHEDVVSGISDNEKKLEAEKTAVESTIRSYQQQLIDDINKTAAVLLQELESHFMTKQMRLIEQKDSAQSTLEEVSTTRDWVEKRLTFTEPEVIGMEDAICKKLEVAIAIKELSTDYISLGMDFQPAITPTGKTLLGHLKERGSKNERQNSLTPANATPPPLMRGINPNQPVPGLVFFGHAGSGEGQLTEPRGMTVTSEGRIFVMDGCSDIEEGEIKEYDSAGQFVGKSFQPHYFHLAADNTGHLFCTRPQQETVDVLDKLGTCVQTFGKGQLSYPLGVAIHPVGGQVLVTDTQKCKVFIYQPDGLLIRQFGSSGRGDHELTYPISVAVDSAWNIYVPDHDCHCIKVFAMMGTFRLKVAKKGSKDGQLKNPKGVCVDADGNIIVADSGNGRVSMFDSHGKFSRHLLTSDQGLRHPSQVTLTPDGRLAVMDIESCRGLIFHYKSDQ from the exons ATGGACACCACCAACTTACAGAAAATCCGCGAGGAACTCTTGTCCTGTGGAGTCTGTCTGGAGACGTTCACCGAACCAAGAGTcttgccctgtcagcacaccttctgtcagaaCTGTATCTCTAAAATCAGCGCCGACAAAAGAATCTTCCGGTGCCCAACATGTCGCGAACAGGTCATACTTCCTAAAGATGGCGTCGAGGGATTCAAGAAGAATTTTGAGATCGCCAGCTTCTGTGAGAAGCTGGTGGTTGTTAAGAAGCCTCCACCGATAGCTGAAAAGCCGCGCGCGTTCGACAAATGTGGGACACACAAGAAGGAAGTCCGGCGCTTCTACTGCCAGCAGTGTAAGGTGGCCATTTGTAGCGAGTGCATTCTCGACATTCACCAGGGGCATTCTATCTGCAGCGCGGCTCAAGCGGCAGGTGGCAGCCGCGACAGGATCGGCGCAAGTCTCAAGACGTGCAAAGAGAGGATCAAGACCCACGAAGACGTCGTGAGTGGCATCTCTGACAACGAAAAGAAGCTGGAAGCTGAGAAGACGGCAGTAGAGAGCACCATACGGTCCTACCAGCAACAGTTGATCGACGATATCAACAAGACGGCAGCGGTTTTGCTTCAGGAGCTCGAGAGTCATTTCATGACGAAACAGATGCGTTTGATAGAGCAGAAAGACTCGGCACAGAGCACGCTCGAGGAAGTGTCGACCACTCGTGACTGGGTAGAGAAGAGGCTGACCTTCACCGAACCAGAGGTCATCGGCATGGAGGACGCCATTTGTAAGAAGTTAGAGGTTGCCATAGCAATAAAGGAGTTGAGCACCGACTACATCTCACTGGGAATGGACTTCCAACCCGCCATCACTCCCACAGGAAAGACCCTTCTAGGTCACCTGAAGGAAAGGGGCTCCAAAAATGAGCGGCAGAATAGCCTCACGCCTGCAAATGCAACTCCACCACCGCTCATGAGAGGTATCAACCCGAACCAACCAGTACCGGGCCTAGTGTTCTTCGGACACGCGGGGTCGGGAGAGGGCCAACTAACGGAACCCAGAGGAATGACAGTCACGTCGGAGGGTCGCATCTTCGTCATGGACGGATGTAGCGATATAGAAGAGGGGGAGATCAAAGAGTACGACAGCGCGGGCCAGTTTGTAGGGAAGTCCTTCCAGCCGCACTACTTCCATCTGGCGGCGGACAACACGGGACACCTGTTCTGCACCAGGCCGCAGCAGGAGACCGTAGACGTGCTCGACAAGCTCGGGACGTGCGTGCAGACCTTCGGGAAGGGGCAGCTGTCCTACCCGCTGGGTGTCGCTATACACCCGGTGGGAGGTCAGGTACTGGTCACGGACACACAGAAGTGTAAG GTGTTCATCTACCAGCCTGACGGCCTGCTGATCCGTCAGTTCGGCAGCAGCGGACGAGGCGACCATGAGCTGACCTACCCGATATCTGTAGCCGTGGACTCCGCGTGGAATATCTACGTGCCTGACCATGACTGTCATTGCATCAAG GTGTTCGCAATGATGGGAACGTTTCGGCTAAAGGTTGCTAAGAAGGGCAGCAAGGATGGACAACTAAAGAACCCTAAAG GAGTATGCGTGGACGCTGATGGGAACATCATCGTAGCAGACAGCGGGAATGGACGGGTTTCCATGTTTGACTCACACGGCAAGTTTTCCCGCCAcctgctgacctctgaccagGGCCTCCGGCACCCCAGTCAAGTGACCTTGACACCTGACGGCAGGTTGGCGGTCATGGATATTGAGTCCTGCCGAGGGCTCATATTTCATTACAAGTCTGACCAATGA
- the LOC118403400 gene encoding tripartite motif-containing protein 2-like isoform X1 → MLPMTPITTGSVAPWDIDTESLNSNKWFIVPITRVRHFLTCTTACPTNTPGQGAAMDTTNLQKIREELLSCGVCLETFTEPRVLPCQHTFCQNCISKISADKRIFRCPTCREQVILPKDGVEGFKKNFEIASFCEKLVVVKKPPPIAEKPRAFDKCGTHKKEVRRFYCQQCKVAICSECILDIHQGHSICSAAQAAGGSRDRIGASLKTCKERIKTHEDVVSGISDNEKKLEAEKTAVESTIRSYQQQLIDDINKTAAVLLQELESHFMTKQMRLIEQKDSAQSTLEEVSTTRDWVEKRLTFTEPEVIGMEDAICKKLEVAIAIKELSTDYISLGMDFQPAITPTGKTLLGHLKERGSKNERQNSLTPANATPPPLMRGINPNQPVPGLVFFGHAGSGEGQLTEPRGMTVTSEGRIFVMDGCSDIEEGEIKEYDSAGQFVGKSFQPHYFHLAADNTGHLFCTRPQQETVDVLDKLGTCVQTFGKGQLSYPLGVAIHPVGGQVLVTDTQKCKVFIYQPDGLLIRQFGSSGRGDHELTYPISVAVDSAWNIYVPDHDCHCIKVFAMMGTFRLKVAKKGSKDGQLKNPKGVCVDADGNIIVADSGNGRVSMFDSHGKFSRHLLTSDQGLRHPSQVTLTPDGRLAVMDIESCRGLIFHYKSDQ, encoded by the exons ATGTTACCTATGACCCCGATTACAACGGGAAGCGTGGCCCCTTGGGATATTGATACAGAAAGTCTCAACTCCAACAAGTGGTTCATTGTTCCAATCACAAG AGTACGTCACTTCCTCACCTGCACCACGGCCTGTCCTACGAACACACCTGGCCAAGGCGCCGCCATGGACACCACCAACTTACAGAAAATCCGCGAGGAACTCTTGTCCTGTGGAGTCTGTCTGGAGACGTTCACCGAACCAAGAGTcttgccctgtcagcacaccttctgtcagaaCTGTATCTCTAAAATCAGCGCCGACAAAAGAATCTTCCGGTGCCCAACATGTCGCGAACAGGTCATACTTCCTAAAGATGGCGTCGAGGGATTCAAGAAGAATTTTGAGATCGCCAGCTTCTGTGAGAAGCTGGTGGTTGTTAAGAAGCCTCCACCGATAGCTGAAAAGCCGCGCGCGTTCGACAAATGTGGGACACACAAGAAGGAAGTCCGGCGCTTCTACTGCCAGCAGTGTAAGGTGGCCATTTGTAGCGAGTGCATTCTCGACATTCACCAGGGGCATTCTATCTGCAGCGCGGCTCAAGCGGCAGGTGGCAGCCGCGACAGGATCGGCGCAAGTCTCAAGACGTGCAAAGAGAGGATCAAGACCCACGAAGACGTCGTGAGTGGCATCTCTGACAACGAAAAGAAGCTGGAAGCTGAGAAGACGGCAGTAGAGAGCACCATACGGTCCTACCAGCAACAGTTGATCGACGATATCAACAAGACGGCAGCGGTTTTGCTTCAGGAGCTCGAGAGTCATTTCATGACGAAACAGATGCGTTTGATAGAGCAGAAAGACTCGGCACAGAGCACGCTCGAGGAAGTGTCGACCACTCGTGACTGGGTAGAGAAGAGGCTGACCTTCACCGAACCAGAGGTCATCGGCATGGAGGACGCCATTTGTAAGAAGTTAGAGGTTGCCATAGCAATAAAGGAGTTGAGCACCGACTACATCTCACTGGGAATGGACTTCCAACCCGCCATCACTCCCACAGGAAAGACCCTTCTAGGTCACCTGAAGGAAAGGGGCTCCAAAAATGAGCGGCAGAATAGCCTCACGCCTGCAAATGCAACTCCACCACCGCTCATGAGAGGTATCAACCCGAACCAACCAGTACCGGGCCTAGTGTTCTTCGGACACGCGGGGTCGGGAGAGGGCCAACTAACGGAACCCAGAGGAATGACAGTCACGTCGGAGGGTCGCATCTTCGTCATGGACGGATGTAGCGATATAGAAGAGGGGGAGATCAAAGAGTACGACAGCGCGGGCCAGTTTGTAGGGAAGTCCTTCCAGCCGCACTACTTCCATCTGGCGGCGGACAACACGGGACACCTGTTCTGCACCAGGCCGCAGCAGGAGACCGTAGACGTGCTCGACAAGCTCGGGACGTGCGTGCAGACCTTCGGGAAGGGGCAGCTGTCCTACCCGCTGGGTGTCGCTATACACCCGGTGGGAGGTCAGGTACTGGTCACGGACACACAGAAGTGTAAG GTGTTCATCTACCAGCCTGACGGCCTGCTGATCCGTCAGTTCGGCAGCAGCGGACGAGGCGACCATGAGCTGACCTACCCGATATCTGTAGCCGTGGACTCCGCGTGGAATATCTACGTGCCTGACCATGACTGTCATTGCATCAAG GTGTTCGCAATGATGGGAACGTTTCGGCTAAAGGTTGCTAAGAAGGGCAGCAAGGATGGACAACTAAAGAACCCTAAAG GAGTATGCGTGGACGCTGATGGGAACATCATCGTAGCAGACAGCGGGAATGGACGGGTTTCCATGTTTGACTCACACGGCAAGTTTTCCCGCCAcctgctgacctctgaccagGGCCTCCGGCACCCCAGTCAAGTGACCTTGACACCTGACGGCAGGTTGGCGGTCATGGATATTGAGTCCTGCCGAGGGCTCATATTTCATTACAAGTCTGACCAATGA